In Gadus chalcogrammus isolate NIFS_2021 chromosome 13, NIFS_Gcha_1.0, whole genome shotgun sequence, a single genomic region encodes these proteins:
- the LOC130402209 gene encoding retinol dehydrogenase 10-B-like translates to MMFFLLDLLWMLIELSYSILSAVLQTFLRPRLKCIDGELCLITGAGGALGRLFALEFAKEGANLVLWDCNQAANEQTAELAREKGVKVYTHTVDLSRRQDIYEAAEKVRLDVGNVTILVNNAGVVAGRRLLECPDELLERTLLVNCHALFWMTKAFLPQMKAQNHGHIVTIASALGLFSTACVEDYCASKFGAVGFTESLAHDLHAENLNGIKTTLVCPYIVDTGMFEGCEIRKELRGLIPPLDPLYTVKQSMNAILAEQQMICIPRLMYIPLLTRALLPWEANVATYRFMGGDRCMMPFIKNMEIKAAKDQVKTS, encoded by the exons atgatgttttttttactggACCTACTATGGATGCTGATTGAATTGTCCTACTCCATCCTGAGTGCCGTACTGCAGACCTTTCTCCGGCCGAGGTTGAAGTGCATCGACGGGGAGCTGTGCCTCATCACGGGTGCCGGGGGCGCGCTGGGTCGACTGTTCGCTCTGGAGTTTGCCAAAGAGGGCGCCAACCTCGTGCTCTGGGACTGCAACCAGGCCGCAAACGAGCAGACGGCCGAACTCGCGCGGGAAAAGGGGGTCAAAGTGTACACGCACACTGTTGATCTTTCCCGCCGTCAGGACATTTATGAGGCCGCGGAGAAGGTGAGGCTCGATGTTGGCAATGTCACGATATTGGTGAACAACGCCGGGGTCGTGGCGGGACGGCGGCTGCTCGAGTGCCCCGATGAGCTGTTGGAGAGGACTCTGCTGGTGAACTGTCACGCTCTCTTTTGG ATGACGAAGGCCTTCCTGCCTCAGATGAAAGCCCAGAACCATGGCCACATTGTTACCATCGCCAGTGCCCTTGGCCTGTTCAGCACTGCGTGTGTAGAG GACTACTGTGCCAGCAAATTTGGTGCTGTGGGGTTCACCGAGTCCCTGGCCCACGATCTCCATGCAGAAAACCTGAATGGCATCAAAACCACCCTGGTCTGCCCGTACATTGTAGACACAGGCATGTTCGAGGGCTGCGAGATCAG GAAAGAGCTGCGGGGTCTGATCCCTCCACTGGACCCCCTCTACACCGTGAAGCAGTCCATGAACGCCATCCTGGCCGAGCAGCAGATGATATGCATTCCTCGCCTTATGTACATTCCATTGCTGACACGAGC GCTGTTGCCTTGGGAAGCCAATGTTGCCACGTACCGCTTCATGGGAGGGGACAGATGCATGATGCCCTTCATCAAGAACATGGAAATAAAAGCAGCCAAAGACCAAGTCAAAACCTCCTAG